In Sphingobacteriaceae bacterium, a single genomic region encodes these proteins:
- a CDS encoding aryl-sulfate sulfotransferase gives MRALFLLIALFFTGYFYSQKWPGLTLYSNGNATSAYLVDTNNVNVKVWSGLSGGTGYSSYLTPGGTLVRSVKENNAVFSGGGSSGRIQKVDYNDNLVWDYIYSSNTFYSHHDHCPMPNGNVLLIAYELKTQSEIIAAGGPSTLTTMWPDHIVEIQPTGATTGSIVWEWHAWDHLVQNVDNSKANYQTSIVDHPELININYDTKKDWMHCNGIDYNPMLDQVILSAHNLHEFYVIDHSTTSAEAAGHTGGNSGKGGDILYRWGNPQVYQATGTKIFNVVHDAHWIPEGHPDAGRMVGFNNQGISPTSSCVDQVIPPVSGYNYTIAAGAAYQPASYSDRLSGIGYTSNEGSAEQLPNGNQLICLAIPGKIYEFTPAGVPIFTISTGAKSSQAHRYSTCYVNNPAPAQPSITVNGNQLTSTSATTYQWYQNGALISGANSQSYTPSGNGIYVVRTTDINGCVYVYSKGTSFVLSQDEKTINPFNVQVIPNPNNGIFKLNIVGPKIISLSVRVFDCLGKLVYEKLNEQNIDLSELNEGLYTIQIQLNNHKPIYSKTIISK, from the coding sequence ATGAGAGCTTTATTTCTGTTAATCGCCTTGTTTTTCACAGGGTATTTTTATTCGCAAAAATGGCCGGGGTTAACTTTATACAGTAATGGAAATGCTACATCAGCTTATTTGGTAGATACAAACAATGTAAACGTAAAGGTGTGGAGCGGATTATCTGGGGGAACAGGATATTCGTCCTACCTAACACCGGGCGGCACTTTAGTTAGAAGCGTGAAAGAAAATAACGCTGTTTTTTCAGGAGGAGGATCGTCCGGCCGTATTCAGAAAGTTGATTACAATGATAATTTAGTTTGGGATTACATATATTCATCAAATACCTTTTATTCACATCACGATCATTGTCCTATGCCCAATGGCAATGTTCTATTAATTGCCTATGAATTAAAAACACAAAGTGAAATTATTGCAGCAGGGGGGCCATCTACATTAACAACCATGTGGCCTGATCATATTGTAGAAATTCAACCAACCGGGGCAACTACCGGAAGTATAGTGTGGGAGTGGCATGCTTGGGATCACTTGGTACAAAACGTGGATAATTCCAAGGCGAATTACCAAACATCCATTGTTGATCATCCGGAGTTAATTAATATTAATTACGATACTAAAAAAGACTGGATGCATTGCAATGGAATTGATTATAACCCCATGCTCGACCAAGTAATTTTAAGCGCGCATAACTTACACGAATTTTATGTAATTGATCATAGCACCACCTCGGCCGAGGCTGCCGGTCATACCGGAGGCAACAGTGGCAAAGGCGGGGATATATTATACCGTTGGGGAAATCCTCAGGTATATCAGGCTACCGGAACCAAAATATTTAATGTAGTTCACGATGCGCATTGGATTCCGGAAGGTCATCCCGATGCGGGAAGAATGGTTGGATTCAATAATCAAGGGATCTCGCCTACTTCATCCTGTGTAGATCAGGTAATCCCACCGGTAAGCGGTTATAATTACACCATTGCAGCAGGTGCTGCCTATCAACCTGCCTCTTATTCAGATCGATTAAGCGGAATTGGTTACACCAGCAATGAAGGAAGCGCCGAACAACTACCCAATGGAAATCAACTCATCTGTTTAGCTATTCCCGGCAAAATTTATGAATTCACCCCTGCCGGTGTACCTATTTTTACTATTTCAACCGGAGCTAAATCTTCTCAGGCTCATCGTTACTCAACCTGTTACGTGAATAATCCCGCACCTGCGCAACCCAGCATAACGGTTAACGGCAATCAGTTAACATCTACTTCCGCCACAACTTATCAATGGTACCAAAACGGAGCGCTTATTTCCGGTGCTAATTCACAAAGCTATACCCCCTCAGGAAATGGAATATACGTAGTGAGAACGACTGATATTAACGGCTGCGTTTATGTTTATTCAAAAGGAACATCTTTTGTATTATCCCAAGATGAAAAAACAATAAATCCATTTAATGTTCAGGTTATACCAAATCCAAATAATGGAATTTTTAAATTGAATATTGTTGGTCCAAAAATTATTTCACTTAGTGTTCGGGTTTTTGATTGCTTAGGAAAACTTGTTTATGAAAAATTGAATGAACAAAATATTGACTTGTCTGAATTAAATGAAGGTCTTTACACTATACAAATACAATTAAACAATCACAAACCAATTTATTCAAAAACAATCATCTCAAAATAA
- a CDS encoding response regulator, with amino-acid sequence MIKAIAIDDEPLALKVIQGLSNRSGAVDLIETFTNQQKAKEFLFSQPVDLLFLDIQMPAQNGISFYKSLNIQIPVIFTTAYSNYAIDGFNLDAVDYLLKPISQERFDESLKKVKRTLTSKIC; translated from the coding sequence ATGATCAAGGCAATTGCCATAGACGATGAACCCCTGGCTTTAAAGGTTATTCAGGGATTGAGTAATCGATCAGGCGCCGTTGATTTGATAGAAACTTTTACTAATCAGCAAAAAGCCAAGGAATTTCTATTTAGTCAACCGGTTGATTTATTATTTCTGGACATTCAAATGCCTGCTCAAAATGGAATATCATTTTATAAAAGTTTAAACATTCAGATTCCCGTAATTTTCACTACAGCCTATAGCAATTACGCTATTGATGGTTTTAACCTGGATGCTGTAGATTACTTGCTCAAACCCATTTCACAAGAACGATTTGATGAAAGCCTAAAAAAGGTAAAACGCACTTTAACTTCAAAAATCTGCTGA
- a CDS encoding LytTR family transcriptional regulator: MQLKADHFIHKIYLSEIKFIQSDDDYVKIHFIAAKPKLFRITLKELQAMLPEKEFIRIHRSYVLPIKAITRIGSKCAFVNELEFPVGSNYESDLKIKFNSNT, from the coding sequence ATTCAATTAAAAGCCGATCACTTTATACATAAAATATATTTAAGTGAAATAAAATTTATTCAATCGGACGATGACTATGTAAAAATTCATTTTATTGCCGCCAAGCCTAAACTTTTTAGGATAACCTTAAAAGAACTTCAGGCCATGCTTCCTGAAAAAGAATTTATACGCATACACCGGTCTTATGTATTACCGATTAAAGCCATTACTAGAATAGGAAGTAAATGTGCATTTGTGAATGAATTGGAGTTTCCCGTGGGGTCTAATTACGAGAGTGACCTGAAAATAAAATTCAATTCGAACACCTAA
- a CDS encoding histidine kinase, whose translation MNKSIIWHIAASICYLLLPGILHPEFSLDFHFVHNIHFQKTFFVSACVLAFFYFHYYFLIPKIYEKSQAVLYVLCLISIAALICTFAIYYLKIFGHHNRHISRTEIDFRGGIRKVPKLKILAEIFQFIPPYLAAIFLSFLIRSRIKLKETTEAKLKSELNLLKSKIDPHFLFNSLNTIYALSLDNSVKTSDAVMNLSEMLRYVLYETSEDKVPLSKELKYIDSYIELNRLRLSNNIQLIYHRQNIGAENEIAPLVLLPFIENVFKHGMDTEKNHILKIEILANDSKIELQTSNPIHLSENLDENRGIGIATTLKRLDLLYNNKYSYTTRKENNNYYLQLIIHLK comes from the coding sequence ATGAATAAATCCATAATTTGGCACATTGCAGCTAGTATATGCTATTTATTATTACCGGGCATATTACATCCCGAATTTTCACTCGACTTTCATTTTGTTCATAATATACATTTTCAAAAAACATTCTTTGTAAGTGCTTGTGTACTCGCCTTTTTTTATTTCCATTATTATTTTCTTATACCGAAGATTTATGAAAAAAGTCAAGCTGTACTTTATGTACTTTGTTTAATAAGTATTGCAGCTTTGATTTGTACGTTTGCCATTTATTACTTAAAAATATTTGGTCATCATAACAGACATATATCTCGCACGGAAATAGATTTTCGGGGCGGTATTCGAAAAGTGCCAAAGCTTAAAATTCTTGCTGAAATTTTTCAATTCATACCACCTTATCTCGCGGCCATTTTCCTTTCTTTTTTGATTAGAAGTAGAATTAAATTAAAAGAAACCACCGAAGCTAAATTAAAAAGTGAACTTAATTTGTTGAAATCCAAAATTGATCCTCATTTTTTGTTTAACAGTTTAAATACAATTTACGCGTTGTCATTAGACAACTCCGTTAAAACTTCCGATGCGGTTATGAACTTATCAGAAATGCTTCGTTATGTACTTTATGAAACTTCAGAAGATAAAGTTCCTTTGAGTAAAGAACTAAAATACATTGACAGTTATATTGAATTAAACAGATTGCGCTTAAGTAATAATATTCAGCTTATTTATCATCGTCAAAATATCGGTGCAGAAAATGAAATTGCTCCGTTGGTGCTTTTACCCTTTATTGAAAACGTTTTTAAACACGGAATGGATACTGAAAAAAATCATATCTTAAAAATTGAAATTCTTGCTAACGATTCAAAGATTGAATTACAAACTTCTAATCCTATTCATTTATCGGAAAACTTAGATGAAAACCGAGGAATTGGAATTGCGACAACCTTAAAAAGATTAGACTTATTATATAACAATAAGTATTCGTATACGACCCGCAAAGAAAATAATAATTATTATCTTCAACTCATTATTCACTTAAAATGA